The stretch of DNA TGCCCAAGGATCGGCGTGATCCGAAAACGCGCGCCGCGGGCAATGTCGCGGGGCCGGTGACGGTGACCGGGCTGCTGCGCGTCACCGAGCCCGAGGGCGCATTCCTGCGTTCGAACGATGCGGCGGCGGGCCGCTGGTTTTCGCGCGATGTCGCGGCGATCGCGAAGGCGAGGGGGCTCGGCAACACCGCGCCCTATTTCGTCGATGCCGATGCCTCGCCCAACCCCGGCGGCTACCCGGTCGGCGGGCTGACTATCGTGCGCTTTCCCGACAATCATCTGGTCTATGCGCTGACCTGGTTTGCGCTTTGTGCGCTCAGCCTCTTTTTTGCATGGCGGCTGTGGCGTATTCGCGATTGATGACCCGCCCAACCATCCCTGCGACCACGCCTTCGAGGGCGCCCGCCGGCCGCCGCAACATGACGCTGCTGATCCAGCTGCGCTGGATCGCGGTCGGGGGCCAGCTCGCGACGATCGGGATCGTCAGCGGGCCGATGGGTATCGCGCTGCCGCACGCGCCTCTGCTCGCCGCGATCATGGTGCTGATCGCGATCAATTTCGCGAGCATCGCCTTGCTCCGCCGCGGCCGCGCGGTGACCAATGCCGAGCTGACCGCGGTGCTGCTGTTCGACGTTGCGGCGCTCTGCTGGCAGCTCCACCATAGCGGCGGGCTCGCTAATCCCTTTGCCTCGCTGTTCCTGTTGCAGGTCGTGATCGGCGCGATCCTGCTCACCCCGCGTTCGTCGTGGGCGATCGTCGTCGCGGCGCTCGCCGCGCTCGCGGCGCTGCGCGTCGATCCGACGCCGCTCGTGCTGCCGCCCGCTTACGCCGGCGATCCGATGGGGCTGTATCTGAAGGGCAGCTTCGTGTGCTTCCTGCTGATCGCGGTGCTGTTCGTCGCTTTCGTCACGCGGATCAACCGCAACCTGCGCGATAGCGACGCCGCGCTCGCGACGAGCAGGCAGCGCGCGGCTGAAGAGGACCATATCGTGCGCATGGGGCTGCTCGCGTCGGGCGCGGCGCATGAGCTTGGGACGCCGCTGTCGACGCTGTCGGTGCTGATCGGCGACTGGAAGGCGGCGCCGCGGCTCGCGAAGGACCGCGAGATGCAGGAGGATCTCGCCGACATGGATGCGGCGGTGCAGCGCTGCAAGGCGATCGTCAGCGGCATTTTGATGTCGGCGGGCGAGGCGCGCGGCGAGGCACCGCAATTGACGACGATGCGCGCCTCGTTCAACGAGATCGTCGCGCACACGCGTGCGGTGCGCCGCCCCGGCACGGTCGAATTCAACGACCGCTTCGGTGCCGATGTCGCGATCGTGTCGGACCCCGCGCTGCGACAGGTGATCGGCAACGTGCTCGATAACGCGGCCGAGGTGTCGCCCGACTGGACGCGCTTCACGACGTCGCGTGACGGCGACATGCTGGTGATCGAGATCGCCGATCAAGGCCCGGGCTTTAGCCCGGAGATGCTGGAGAATTTCGGCCAGCCCTACCGCTCGACCAAGGGCCGCCCCGGCGGCGGGCTCGGCCTGTTCCTGCTCGTCAACGTGCTGCGTAAGCTGGGCGGTGGCGCGAGCGTGTCCAATCGCGACGTGGGCGGCGCGCTCGTCCGGATATTCCTGCCTATTTCGGCCCTGGCACGGCCCGATGGAGAGAAGGCATGACCGAGGTCGAGGATAGCGGGCGACGCTTGCTGATCGTCGAGGATGACGAAACCTTCGCGCGGACGCTGAAACGCTCGTTCGAGCGGCGCGGCTATGCGGTCGAGGTAGCGCATAGCCCGGAGGAGATGGATGCGCTGCTCACGGCGTTCCGGCCCGGCTATGCGGTCGTCGATCTGAAGCTGGGCGGCGCGTCGGGGCTGGCGTGCGTGCAGACGTTGCGGGCGTCGGATGCGACGATGCGGATCGTCGTGCTCACCGGCTTTGCGAGCATCGCGACCGCGGTCGAGGCGATCAAGCTCGGCGCCTCCTATTATCTCGCCAAGCCTTCGAACACCGACGATATCGAGGCGGCGTTCGACCGCGCCGAGGGCAACGCCGAAACGCCGCTCGACGCGCGTCCGTCGTCGATCAAGACCGTCGAGTGGGAGCATATCCACCAGATTTTGGTCGAGACCGATTTCAACATTTCGGAGACCGCGCGCCGGCTCGGCATGCACCGGCGCACGCTGGCGCGAAAGCTGGAGAAAAGGCAGATCCGCTAGGCTGCGGCGGCGCTATTTCTTCTCGACCAGCTCGCGCAGCAGGAAGCCGTGGAGCATCGCGGCGCGCACCGCATCCTCGGCATGGTCGGCGCCGACCGAATGGCCGCCCTCCAGATATTCGTGATAATAGACGCGGTTGCCGTTCTCCATCAGCCGCGCGGCATATTTGCGCGCGTGGCCGGGGTGGACGCGGTCGTCCTTGGTCGAGAGATAGAGGAAGGTCGGCGGGTATTTCACGCCCTTGCGGATATTGTGATAGGGCGAATATTTCGACAGGAACGCCCAATCCTCGGGCACGTCAGGATCGCCATATTCGGCGACCCACGAGGCGCCCGCGAGCATCTTGTCGTAGCGCCACATATCCTTGATCGGCGAGCCCGAGATTACCGCGCCATAGAGGTCGGGGCGCTGCGTCATCGCCGCGCCGACGAGCACGCCGCCGTTCGAGCGGCCCGAGATCGCGATCTTGCCCTTTGCGCTGACGCCGGTCTTCACCAGATCCTCGGCGACCGCGTGGAGGTCGTCGAAGCTCGCCTGGCGCTTTTCGCGCAGCGCCGCCTGGTGCCAGGCGGGGCCATATTCGCCGCCCCCGCGGATGCCCGCGAGGACATAGGCGTTGCCGTCCTCGACCCAGAACAGGCCGAGCGGACCGGCGCGGTACGGCTGACCGGTGAGATAACCCGGCGTCTGTGCCGAGCGGAACCCGCCATAGGCGTGGATCAGCGCCGGAACCGGCGCCTCGCTGTCCGATTTCTTCAGGACGAGGAAATAGGGCACGCGCGTGCCGTCCTTCGAGGTCGCGAAGCGCTTTTCGACGAACATTTCCTTCGCATCGAAGGTCGCGGGCAGGCTTTGGACGGCTTGCGGCGCGCCGGTTTCGCCGACGGCATAGAGCGTGGGCGGCATCAGCATCGTCTCGGCGGTGGCAAGGACGATATCGCGCCTGCCGATCGTCCCCGCGATGGTCACGGTCGCCTTGTCGGCGAGCGCGACCTCCTTCTGGCTCCATTGGCCGCTCGCGGGATCGCGGCGGAGCGCGAACAGCTTGCCCTCGACATCGTCGAGCGCCTTCACCCACAGGATATTGTCGGTCGCCGAGACATTCTCGATCGCCTGCGCCTTCGTCGGGGTCATCGCGGTGACGATCGGCACCTGCCGGTCGGCGGACATGTCGGCGAGCGACAAGGAGACGAGCGAGCCCGCGGGGATATTCGCCCAATCCTTGTTGAGGAAGATGATCAGCTGTCCGTCGACGACGTCGCGTACACTCGCGGTGTCGGGAACGATCGTCGAGATATAACGCGAGCCGTCGATGTTCCGCAGCTTGATGTCGGTGGTGTAGAAGGTCTTGCCGCGACTGATCATCGGCCAGCGCTTGTCGCCGTCGGTGAAGGCGAAGACGTTCATGCCGACGTCTTCCTGCTCGCCTTCGGCCACGGTTTCGGCCGACGCGAGCGGAGTGCCGCGTTTCCAGCGCTTGACGATGCGCGGATAGCCCGACGCGGTCATGCTACCCGCGCCATAGTCGGTCGCGACGAGCAGGGTGTCGGCATTTTCCCATGTCACGCTGCTCTTCGCCTGCGGCAGTGCGAAGCCGCCGGTGACGAAGCTTTTGGTCGTGCGGTCCCATTCGCGGACGATGTCGGCGTCGGTGCCGCCGGGGCTCAGCGAGACGAGGCAGCGTTTGTAATCGGGCGCGAGGCAGTTGGCGCCGTGCCAGACCCAGCTCTGTTTTTCGGCCTTGCCGAGCGCGTCGACGTCGATCAGCACCGTCCAGACGGGCTTGCCGGCGAGGTAAGCGTCGAGCGGGCTCTGGCGCCAGATGCCGCGCGGGTTGGCGGCGTCGCGCCAGAAATTGGTGATCGTATCGCCCATCACCTCGCCGGGCATCGCGATCTGGCGGTCGTCGTCGAGAATTTCGCGCGCGCGCTTGCGATCGGCCTCGAAACCCGGGCGGTTCGTGATCAGCTTATCGGTGGCCGCATTTTCCTTTTTGACCCAGTCGAGAGCCTTTGTGCCCTCGATATCCTCAAGCCAGAGGTACCGGTCCTTGTCTTGCGGCGCGGCGGTGGCGACGGCGGTGATCGAACAGCTGAGGGCAAGCGCGGCAAGGCTGGCGCGGATCATTCGGAAAGTCTCCCCTGGGGTGTGGAGGCGCTGTGCTAGCACCGTCACACAGTACAAGGAAGCATCGTCATCCCGGCGAAGGCCGGGATCTCGACGTAGAATGAAATCGCAACGATGAGATCCCGGCCTTCGCCGGGATGACGGATAAATTACTGGTCGATGATGATCGTGCCCGGGTGATGCTTGTCGAGATGCTTCTTGATGATCCGGAGATTGCGCGTGTTCGAGCGGAAGAAGAAGTCGAACGCGTCGCCGACGAGCGGGATCGCGCCGAGCGCGGTATCGACGCCGAGATTGCCGACCATGCGCCAGATCTTCCACTTCGGCATGCCGAGGTTGCGCGCTTCCCAGATGAGATAAGCGCCCATCGTCGCGGCGATCACGTCGCCGACGACGGGGACAAGCCCGACGATCGCGTCGAGGCCGACCGGGCGGTTGATGCCGGGGATGATAAAGCTGCGTTCGAGCAGGATTTCCAGCGTTTCGACGCGCTTGCGCAGCGCGGCGGGGTCGTTGCGATTGGAAATCAGCGCGTCGAAGATCGCATCGGGATTGGGCGTCGAAGGGGCCATCGGGGTCCTTTCACAAGCGCTCGAAGTTGCAGCGCCACTGTATTAGTTAGGTAAGGCGATCACATGATTCAATGGGTGTTGCGCGCGGCCGTTCGCGCGGAGGCCCGTGAGGCGCTGCGACGCGACCGACCAGCGGAGCGGCGTCGCGAGCGGAATGAAGGGGCCATAGCGGGCGAGAACCGCCTCGGCCTCGCTGACCTGTACCCGGCGTTGGCCGGCGTCGATATTGACCGTCGCCTGGTCGATCAGCTCCTGCGCCTCACGGTTGCACAGCGTATCGCGGCGGCACGAGAGGCGGCGCAGCGCCCAGAGCGCATCGTCGTTCGGTGCGACTTCGTCGATCAGGCGGAGGTCGGCGGTCGACGCCATCGGGACGCGCTGGCTCGGCACCCCGATCGCTTTGAAATCGGCGGAGACGTAAGCGAAGAGGATGCGCCCGCCGGGGGTGTCGGGGACCGCGATGCGCACTGGTTCGATCGCGCGTCCGGCGCCGCGCCAGGCATCGACCACGCGCTTCGCCTGTGCGAGGCGCGATGCCTCGTCATATTCGGCCCAGGCAGGGACGAGCGGCGCGGGGCCGCCGTCGCGCGCGTAGAGCGACGGACGCAGCGTGACCTGCGGCTGCCATTCGGCGAGCCCGAAGGCTTCGATCAGTCGCTCGCGCCGGATCGCGCGGATGAGTGCGTCGCGGTTGGCGTCGACCGCGAGGAAACCCTCGGCGCGGACGAACGACAGGCCGAACAGGCCGGGGACCGGATCGACGACGAGGCGCGAACGGCCGATGTTCGACGCGGCGAAATAGGGCAGGGTCGAAAAACGGCCGCCGATGACGCCATCGGCATAGCCGTTCTTGAACCGCGCGAGCGCGCCCGCGGGCGATGTGCCGACCAGCTCGATCGACGCGGCGGGGTCGTTCGCGGCGGCTTCGGCCGCCTCGGGGTCTTCGGCGAGCGGGTCGGGGACGGGCGAGAGCAGCACCGCGCGGCCGATCCTGCGCGCGCGCATCGGGCCCCAGCCCATGCCCTTGTTGACGATCGCCATCGAGGGCTGCGCGAGCAGTTCGAGGATAGCGGGCTGCGGCACCGAAAGGCGGATTTCGATCACGGTGTCGGTCATCGCCTTGATCGTCTCGACCTCGGGGAAATCATTCTTGAGGACGTGGCGGCTGGCGGGGGCGAGATAGGAGCGCAGGATTGCGGCGACATCCTCGGCCGTGACCTTGCGCCCGTTGGTCCATTTGGCTTCGCGAAGGCGGAAGATATAGCTGCGCCCATCGGTGGTGACCGTCCAGCGATCGGCGAGGCCGGTGTCGATTTGACCCTCGCCGTCATAGCGGACCAGTCCCTGCGAGGTCGCGTCGAGCAGCGCGGCATTGGCGGACGACAGCTCGCCAGCGAGCGGCGTCGCGGCAGGATTGAGCGTGCCGATCGCGGCGATCTTCACAGGGCCGCGCTCGCCGAACAAGCCGCAACTGGCGAGCGACAAGAGGGCGAGGCCGGCAAGGGTGCGGCCACCGAACCGGCGGCCCTTTTCCGCAATCATGGACGTGTCTGTTTCGAACGGCATCGCGGCGCACCATAGCCATGGGGACAGGCGCGCTTCAAGGGCCGCGAATCCTCGCCAGCAGCCAGGACTGGCCGGGCGCAGACAGCGCGAAGCGAGGGCCGGACGAAGCGACCGCCTGCCAGCTCGGCCGCGCAGCGCGGCGATACGGACTATTCAGCCTTGGCTTCGCGATAGCCCAGAAGCCATCCGCTGTCATAGGCATAGCAGAGGGCCCCCGCTGCTCTCCGCTCGGATTTTTCCAGCTTGCTGACATCGATCGTGCCAGGGCGGCCGGGCGCCGCGCAGGCTTGCAGGATCCCGCTCATTCTTATGGCCGCCCCGGGGTCGATCCCATAGCGCTGTTCGACGCTGATTGGCGGTGCAGGTGCGCGGCGCGGCCAGGGCAAGGCTGGCCGAGGTGGAGATGGTGGGTCGATCTTGGCTGCCTCCTCCGGAGAGGCTGGAGGCTGGGCCATCGCCGACGGGGCAAATGGTGATAGCGCCAGCAACAACAATATTTCACGCATAAAGCCCCCGTTCTGGTGCGGACGGCGGGACTTGAACCCGCATACCCAGAGGATGGCAGATTTTAAGTCTGCTGCGTCTACCGATTTCGCCACGTCCGCATGTTCCGGAGGGTCAAGCCGATGGGTTCATGGAGGTCAAGCGATGTTTGGCGCTTCCCGTGCCCGGACGGCTCGGCTAGACCCATGTAATGACAGCAGTCCTCGAAATTTCCGGCCTCGGAAAAACATATAAGAGCGGTCACACAGCATTGAGCGATGTCGACCTTTCCATCAACAGGGGCGAGATTTTCGCGCTGCTCGGGCCGAACGGCGCGGGCAAGACGACGCTGATCAGCATCGTCTGCGGAATCGTGACCGCGACCACGGGCAGCGTGACCGTCGCGGGGCACGACCATGCGCGCGATTATCGCGCCGCGCGGACGCTGATCGGGCTGGTGCCGCAGGAATTGCACACCGACGCGTTCGAAACGGTGATGGCGACGGTGAGTTTCTCGCGCGGGCTGTTCGGCAAGCCGCGCAACCCCGGGTTTATCGAGCAGCTGCTGCGCGACCTTTCCTTGTGGGACAAGCGCGATTCGAAGATCATGGAATTGTCGGGGGGCATGAAGCGCCGCGTGATGATCGCGAAGGCGCTCTCCCACGAGCCCGAGATTCTCTTCCTCGACGAACCGACCGCGGGGGTTGACGTCGAGCTGCGCCGCGACATGTGGAATATGGTGCGCGGCCTGCGCGAGCGCGGCGTCACGATCATCCTCACCACCCATTATATCGAGGAGGCCGAGGAAATGGCCGACCGCGTCGGGGTGATCACCGGCGGGCGGTTGATCCTGGTCGAACAGAAGGACGAGCTGATCAAGAAGCTGGGGCGCAAGACGCTGACACTCAATCTGGCCGAGCAACTGGAGGCCGTGCCCGTCGAACTTGCCGACTGGAAGCTTGCGCTCGCGGGCGACGGGCACGAACTCGTGTACGAATTCGACAGCCAGGCTGAGGCGACAGGGGTGCCCTCGCTGCTGCGGCGGATGACCGACATCGGGGTCCAGTTCAAGGATCTGCATACGCGGCAAAGCTCGCTCGAGGATATTTTCGTCGGGCTGGTGCACGAATCGAATGGCGTGAAGGGAGCCTCCGCATGACCGCGAACTGGCGCGGCGTGCGCGCAATCTACGCGTTCGAAATGGCGCGCTTCGGGCGCACCTTCTGGACCAGCCTGATGCTGCCGGTGATCACCACCGCGCTCTATTTCGTTGTCTTCGGATCGGCGATCGGCAGCCGGATGACCGAAGTCAGCAACGTCCCCTATGGCGCGTTCATCGTGCCCGGGCTGATGATGCTGACGATGTTCACCGAAAGCATCAGCAACGCCTCGTTCGGCATCTATATGCCCAAATGGACGGGGACGATTTACGAAATGCTGTCGGCGCCGTTGTCGCCGCTGGAAACGGTGATCGCCTATGTCGGCGCCGCCGCGACCAAGTCGGTGATCATCGGGTCGATCATTTTTGCGACCGCGCACCTGTTCGTCGATGTGCAGGTCGCGCACCCGCTGTTGATGGCGGCGTTTATGATCCTGATGGCGGTGACCTTCTGCCTGTTCGGCTTCATCATCGGGATCTGGGCGCAGAGTTTCGAGCAGCTTCAGGTGATCCCGATGCTCGTCATCTACCCGCTGACCTTTTTGGGCGGGGCTTTCTATTCGCTCGACATGCTGCCCGCGGCGTGGCGGACGGTGACTTTGTTCAACCCCGTGGTCTATCTGATCAGCGGGTTCCGCTGGACCTTCTTTGGCAAGGGCGATGTCGGGATCGAGGTTAGCATGGGCGCAGTGACGCTGTTCCTGGCGCTATGCCTGGGCGTCATTTTCTGGATGTTCCGCACCGGATACCGGCTCAAGAACTGATGGTGATCGCTGGACCGGCGCCGCGGCGCGGCGCCCGGTTTTAGCCGTTCAGGCGTTCGCGCATTTCCTTGCCCGGTTTGAAATAGGGCACGTTTTTCGCCTTCACGTCGACCGCCGCGCCCGTCCGGGGGTTGCGGCCGGTGCGCGATTCGCGCGACCGGGTGGAGAAGGCGCCGAAGCCACGCAGTTCGACACGCCCGCCCGAAGCGAGCTGATCGACGATGGAATCGAAGAAAGTGTCGACGATGCGCTCGACCTCATCGACCCGCAAATCGCTGTTTTCGCTCGCGATCTTTTGAACCAGTTCTGACCGGATCATGTGCTTCCCCTAATATACAGTCACGCATTCCCCGCCGAAGCGGGTCCCGGTCGTTGCCGGTCAATTGTGCGTGAGACCCCTCCCAACGCGCGGAGAAGGTATCACGAATCCTTGTTTGATCAAAATATATCGCGACACGAAAAAGGCCCGCAGAGGGACACTCTGCGGGCCTTTGTTTCGCCTGACGGCGGAAGGAGGAAATTAATCCTTCTTGCCGGCCTTCAGCGCCTCGCCGAGGATGTCGCCGAGCGACGCACCCGAGTCCGACGAACCGTACTGCGCGACGGCTTCCTTCTCTTCGGCGATCTGCATCGCCTTGACCGAGAAGTTCGGCTTTTTCGAACGGTCGAAGCCGATGACCATCGCATCGAACTTCTGGCCGACCTGGTAACGTTCGGCGCGCTGTTCGTCGCGGTCGCGGCCAAGGTCGGCGCGCTTGATGAAGCCGGTGGCGCCATCTTCGCCAGCCTGGACTTCGAGGCCGTTGTCGCGGACTTCGAGGACGGTGACGGTGATGACGTCGTTCTTCTTCACCGAACCGGCAGCGGCGGTGCCGCCGCCAACGGCCGGAGCACCCTTTTCAAGCTGCTTGATGCCGAGGCTGATGCGTTCCTTCTCGACGTCGACGTCGAGAACGACGACCTGCACGGCCTCGCCCTTGCGGTGGAGGTGCAGTGCTTCTTCGCCCGAGATGCCCCAAGCGATGTCCGACATGTGAACCATGCCGTCGACGTCGCCCGGCAGGCCGACGAACAGACCGAATTCGGTCGCGTTCTTGACTTCGCCTTCGACGACCGAGCCCACCGGGTGGGTTTCGGCGAATGCGCCCCAGGGGTTCGACTGAGCCTGCTTGAGGCCGAGCGAGATGCGGCGCTTGTCGCTGTCGACTTCGAGGACGATGACGTCGACTTCCTGGCTGGTCGAAACGATCTTGCCGGGGTGGACGTTCTTCTTGACCCACGACATTTCGCTGACGTGGACCAGGCCTTCGATGCCGGCTTCGAGTTCGACGAACGCACCATAATCGGTGATGTTCGTGACCGTGCCCGACAGCTTCGCACCGACGGGGTACTTGGCGGCGACGCCTTCCCACGGATCGCTTTCGAGCTGCTTCATGCCGAGGCTGATGCGCTGCGTGTCGCGGTTGATGCGGATGATCTGGACGCGGACATTGTCACCGATGTTGATGACTTCGCTCGGGTGGTTGACGCGCTTGTAGCTCATGTCGGTGACATGGAGCAGGCCGTCGATGCCGCCGAGGTCGACGAACGCACCATAGTCGGTGATGTTCTTGACGGCGCCTTCGATGATCTGGCCTTCTTCGAGGTTCTGGATCAGGCCCGAGCGCTGTTCGGCGCGCGTTTCTTCGAGGATGGCGCGGCGCGACACGACGATGTTGCCGCGGCGGCGATCCATCTTGAGGATCTGGAAGGGCTGCGGCAGGTCCATGAGCGGGCCGACGTCGCGCACGGGGCGGATGTCGACCTGCGAACCGGGAAGGAACGCCACGGCGCCGCCGAGGTCGACGGTGAAGCCGCCCTTGACGCGGCCGAAGATGACGCCTTCGACGCGGGCTTCCTTGTTGAATTCTTCTTCGAGGCGGTCCCAGGCGGCTTCGCGGCGAGCACGGTCGCGCGACAGCATGGTTTCGCCATTGGCGTTTTCGACGCGGTCGACATAGACTTCGACTTCGTCACCGACATTGATGTCGGCCTTCTGGCCCGGCATCGCGAATTCGCGAAGCGGCACGCGGCCTTCGCTCTTCAGGCCGATGTCGATCACTGCCAGGTCGTTTTCGATCGCGGTCACGGTGCCCTTGACGACGCGGCCTTCAAAGCCGCCGTCGGCACCACCAAGCGATTCATCGAGCATCGCGGCGAAATCGTCGCGCGTCGGGAAAGCCGTAGTGGCCATAGTTGTGTTTCCTTACTTCATTTGTTCCGGCCAAGCGGTTGGATCCGCTGGTCTTAATGGCCGATCTGCCATGCCTGCCGGATGCAGGACACAGCATCCTTCGAACATTAGCGGGCAAGCCATGGGCAAAGCAAAATGGGCGCGACGGGTGCATCCCCTCACGCCCGACACTCGGTTTCGAGCGACGGTTTGACCATGCCTCGACCTGCTAAAAAGCCCGTCGGACGGCGCGCATATAGTCTTCAGGCCCTACGGAAGCAAGGCGAAAAGCCCGTTTTAGCCGCACGCCTTCCGGCGCTCTTCGACGAAGGCGATCGCGGCGGCGAGCGCGGCGTCGCGGTCCATGTCGGTGTTGTCGAGCAGCATCGCGTCGGGCGCGCACATCAGGGGGGCATCGGCGCGGCCGGTGTCGCGCGCGTCGCGGGCGTGGACATCGGCGAGCACGGCGTCATACGTCACATCGACGCCGCGTCCGCGCATTTCGGCATGGCGGCGGCGCGCGCGTTCTTCGGGGCTGGCGGTGACGAACAGCTTCGCGTCGGCGTGCGGCGCGATGACCGTGCCGATATCGCGCCCGTCGAGCACCGCCCCGCCCGGTTGGTTGGCAAAATCGACCTGACGCTGGAATAATGCAGCGCGGACCCCGGGGTGAACCGACGCGCGGCTGGCGAGGCTGCCTGTGCTCTCGAAGCGCAGCGCGGGGTCATCGAGCAGGCTGTCCGGAAAATCGCACGCGGCGAGAGCGTCGACGGCACTGTCTGGGTCGCCGTGGTTGAGCTGCGTCTGGTAACCGACCGCGCGATAGAGCAGGCCGGTGTCGAGCACGGGCAGGCCGAAATGAGCAGCCAGCCCCTTGGCGATCGTGCCCTTGCCCGATGCGGTGGGGCCGTCGACGGCGATGATCATTGCTGAAGCCCGGCGAGCAGTTGCTCGAAATTGGGGAAGCTGGTCGCGACGGGGGCGATGTCGTCGATCGTCACCGGCGCCTTGCTGGCCAGACCGGCGACGGCGAAGCTCATGCAGATGCGGTGGTCGAGGTGGCCGGCGATGGTGGCGCCGCCGGGAAGCGGGTCGCCGCCGGTGCCGTCGATGATCAGCCCGTCCTCGGTTTCTTCGACGCGCGCGCCGATCGCCTTGAGCCCGGTCGCCATCACCGCGATGCGGTCGCTTTCCTTGACGCGCAGTTCGTCGAGCCCGGTCGTGACGGTGCGGCCTTCGGCGAGTGCTGCTGCGACGAAGAGGATCGGAAATTCGTCGACCATGCTCGGCACGATGGCGGGGTCGACGGCGATGCCTTTGAGCGCGCTGTGGCGGACGCGGAGGTCGGCGACGGGTTCGCCGCCCACCTCGCGAGCATCGAGCAGTTCGATGTTGCCGCCCATCTGTTGCAGAACCTCGACCAGCCCGGCGCGGGTCGGATTGAGGCCGACATTGGCGATGGTGACGTCCGACCCCGGAACGAGGAGCGCGGCGACGATGAAGAAGGCGGCCGACGAAGGGTCGCCCGGAACGACGATCGTCTGCGGCTTCAGCTCGGCCTCGCCGCGGATGCGGATTTGGCGCGTGCCATCAGCGCCCAATTCGACGGTCAGGTCGGCACCGAAGCCCTTGAGCATGCGTTCGCTATGGTCGCGGGTCGGCACGGGCTCGATCACTTCGGTAACGCCCGGCGTGTTGAGACCGGCGAGCAGCACCGCGCTCTTCACCTGCGCCGAAGCCATCGGCAGGCGGTAGGAAAGGGGGATGGCCGGC from Sphingopyxis sp. CCNWLW2 encodes:
- a CDS encoding (d)CMP kinase is translated as MIIAVDGPTASGKGTIAKGLAAHFGLPVLDTGLLYRAVGYQTQLNHGDPDSAVDALAACDFPDSLLDDPALRFESTGSLASRASVHPGVRAALFQRQVDFANQPGGAVLDGRDIGTVIAPHADAKLFVTASPEERARRRHAEMRGRGVDVTYDAVLADVHARDARDTGRADAPLMCAPDAMLLDNTDMDRDAALAAAIAFVEERRKACG
- the rpsA gene encoding 30S ribosomal protein S1, which translates into the protein MATTAFPTRDDFAAMLDESLGGADGGFEGRVVKGTVTAIENDLAVIDIGLKSEGRVPLREFAMPGQKADINVGDEVEVYVDRVENANGETMLSRDRARREAAWDRLEEEFNKEARVEGVIFGRVKGGFTVDLGGAVAFLPGSQVDIRPVRDVGPLMDLPQPFQILKMDRRRGNIVVSRRAILEETRAEQRSGLIQNLEEGQIIEGAVKNITDYGAFVDLGGIDGLLHVTDMSYKRVNHPSEVINIGDNVRVQIIRINRDTQRISLGMKQLESDPWEGVAAKYPVGAKLSGTVTNITDYGAFVELEAGIEGLVHVSEMSWVKKNVHPGKIVSTSQEVDVIVLEVDSDKRRISLGLKQAQSNPWGAFAETHPVGSVVEGEVKNATEFGLFVGLPGDVDGMVHMSDIAWGISGEEALHLHRKGEAVQVVVLDVDVEKERISLGIKQLEKGAPAVGGGTAAAGSVKKNDVITVTVLEVRDNGLEVQAGEDGATGFIKRADLGRDRDEQRAERYQVGQKFDAMVIGFDRSKKPNFSVKAMQIAEEKEAVAQYGSSDSGASLGDILGEALKAGKKD
- the aroA gene encoding 3-phosphoshikimate 1-carboxyvinyltransferase, translated to MTDQTATPRSFSASVPLKGRIAIPGDKSISHRSLMLSALAVGESRVTGLLEGHDVLATAAAMRAMGATIERQDDGEWRIHGVGVGGLLQPQGALDMGNSGTSTRLLMGLVASHPITTTFIGDASLSGRPMGRVIDPLSQMGADISASPGGRLPLMVRGLAPAIPLSYRLPMASAQVKSAVLLAGLNTPGVTEVIEPVPTRDHSERMLKGFGADLTVELGADGTRQIRIRGEAELKPQTIVVPGDPSSAAFFIVAALLVPGSDVTIANVGLNPTRAGLVEVLQQMGGNIELLDAREVGGEPVADLRVRHSALKGIAVDPAIVPSMVDEFPILFVAAALAEGRTVTTGLDELRVKESDRIAVMATGLKAIGARVEETEDGLIIDGTGGDPLPGGATIAGHLDHRICMSFAVAGLASKAPVTIDDIAPVATSFPNFEQLLAGLQQ
- a CDS encoding integration host factor subunit beta produces the protein MIRSELVQKIASENSDLRVDEVERIVDTFFDSIVDQLASGGRVELRGFGAFSTRSRESRTGRNPRTGAAVDVKAKNVPYFKPGKEMRERLNG